In Rutidosis leptorrhynchoides isolate AG116_Rl617_1_P2 chromosome 2, CSIRO_AGI_Rlap_v1, whole genome shotgun sequence, one genomic interval encodes:
- the LOC139892450 gene encoding uncharacterized protein, protein MDSDERLTALKKAYADIILNTAKEAAARIMLSERKAVRFEYELKHAKNDSMQMLLRLKQMMDSKVSEAAMISCSQQKKIEELEAQLQEAEDIVKDLREELREVEAELRKFSRSKHVDNTLQILPNSNIDCTNGSHKFYNSVFPLNKSLFANGDLPSIISRSKETELYRNGCTQRIRVCERTPPDENISFSVHENEVNAELIAKKDEVIEKEIVLEQVKEMDLGADISCLTSPNSVKHANDIVSKSVVEDLVQACSSQSTSGEELMPVKQEKDEVDPQFTSSELKVSKTNEVESQPLTDRVIKYTFHRKRKRGALIDGSVSSERSEENEMDNVGPAKVNLIGESTPEKIRLEQVANQLVSLS, encoded by the exons ATGGACTCTGACGAG AGATTAACGGCATTAAAAAAAGCGTATGCGGATATAATATTAAATACAGCGAAAGAAGCAGCGGCAAGGATCATGCTATCGGAGCGAAAAGCAGTCCGGTTTGAATATGAGTTAAAACACGCTAAAAATGATTCGATGCAGATGCTTTTGAGACTTAAGCAGATGATGGATTCTAAG GTTAGTGAAGCAGCAATGATATCCTGTTCCCAACAAAAGAAAATCGAAGAACTCGAAGCACAACTTCAGGAGGCTGAAGACATAGTGAAAGATCTAAGGGAGGAGTTACGAGAAGTTGAGGCCGAACTCCGAAAGTTTTCGCGAAGCAAACATGTCGACAATACATTACAAATACTGCCCAATTCCAATATAGATTGTACAAATGGAAGCCATAAATTTTATAATTCTGTATTCCCTTTAAACAAATCGTTATTTGCTAACGGAGATTTACCATCTATAATATCGAGAAGCAAAGAAACCGAGCTGTATAGAAACGGGTGCACTCAGAGGATTCGTGTATGTGAACGGACACCACCGGATGAAAACATATCGTTTTCTGTGCATGAAAATGAAGTAAATGCAGAGTTGATTGCGAAAAAGGACGAAGTTATAGAGAAAGAAATAGTTTTGGAGCAAGTAAAGGAAATGGATTTAGGAGCTGATATTTCATGTTTGACTTCTCCTAATTCAGTCAAACATGCAAACGATATTGTAAGTAAAAGTGTTGTTGAAGACTTGGTACAAGCGTGCAGTAGTCAAAGTACAAGTGGAGAGGAACTTATGCCGGTGAAACAAGAGAAAGATGAGGTTGACCCGCAATTTACGAGTTCAGAGTTAAAGGTTTCGAAGACTAACGAGGTTGAAAGTCAACCGTTGACTGATAGAGTTATCAAGTACACTTTTCATAGAAAGAGGAAACGAGGGGCTTTAATCGACGGAAGTGTGTCTAGTGAAAGGAGCGAGGAGAACGAAATGGATAATGTGGGACCCGCGAAGGTGAATTTGATAGGAGAATCAACTCCAGAAAAGATACGGCTAGAACAGGTTGCCAACCAG CTTGTATCTCTGTCCTAA